A stretch of the Deltaproteobacteria bacterium genome encodes the following:
- a CDS encoding CoA-binding protein → FFFSAMEAFVRLPERHGKPVIASAFTEREDDAVAFVQDHRLPCYRAPERAVRAMAALCRYAEIRCRK, encoded by the coding sequence GATTTTTCTTTTCAGCCATGGAAGCCTTTGTGCGCCTGCCGGAGAGGCATGGCAAGCCGGTCATCGCTTCAGCATTCACAGAACGGGAAGATGATGCCGTAGCGTTTGTCCAGGATCACAGGCTTCCCTGCTACCGGGCCCCGGAACGGGCGGTCCGGGCCATGGCTGCCCTCTGCCGATATGCCGAGATCCGTTGCCGGAAATAA
- a CDS encoding ABC transporter permease encodes MGFYLIKRLVLMIPLFIGITIISFAVIHLAPGSPIDMATDLNPKATAEVKARMRALYGLDKPLHVQYGTWLSRLLVMDFGTSFSQDGRKVTDKIFERLPITIFINVFSLLLILTVAIPLGVLAATYKNSLFDKATTVFVFVGFAVPTFWLALLLMILFGVHLGWLPISGLKSLNYEYLPTSAQLWDRVSHLILPILLSAFGGLAGLSRYMRSNMLEVIRQDYITTAKAKGLSQRVVIFKHALRNALLPVITILGLSIPGLIGGSVIFETIFAIPGMGQLFYASVMARDYPTIMGILVIGAVLTLLGNLIADVSYALVDPRIRTT; translated from the coding sequence GTGGGTTTCTACCTGATCAAACGTTTGGTCTTGATGATTCCGCTCTTCATCGGGATTACGATCATCTCCTTCGCGGTCATCCATCTGGCCCCGGGTTCACCCATCGACATGGCCACGGATCTCAATCCCAAAGCTACGGCCGAGGTGAAAGCCAGGATGCGAGCATTATACGGGCTGGACAAACCCCTGCACGTCCAGTACGGGACTTGGCTAAGCCGGCTGCTAGTTATGGATTTCGGCACTTCCTTCTCCCAGGATGGGCGGAAGGTCACGGATAAAATCTTCGAACGCCTGCCCATCACGATTTTCATTAATGTCTTTTCCTTGCTTCTCATTCTTACGGTGGCGATCCCCCTCGGGGTGCTTGCGGCGACTTATAAAAATTCTCTCTTCGACAAAGCCACCACGGTATTCGTCTTTGTTGGCTTTGCTGTGCCTACCTTCTGGCTGGCTCTTCTGCTGATGATCCTTTTCGGCGTGCACTTGGGCTGGCTGCCCATCTCGGGCCTGAAGTCCCTGAACTATGAATACCTTCCCACCTCTGCCCAATTATGGGACCGGGTCAGCCATCTCATCCTGCCTATCCTCCTTTCTGCCTTTGGAGGACTGGCCGGACTCTCGCGTTATATGCGTTCGAACATGCTCGAAGTCATCCGTCAGGACTATATCACCACGGCCAAAGCCAAAGGCCTTTCCCAGCGGGTGGTCATCTTCAAGCATGCTCTGCGTAATGCCCTGTTGCCCGTGATTACCATCTTGGGACTTTCCATTCCAGGACTGATCGGCGGCAGCGTCATCTTCGAAACGATCTTTGCTATCCCGGGCATGGGCCAACTCTTTTACGCCAGCGTCATGGCCCGGGATTATCCGACCATCATGGGAATTCTGGTTATTGGAGCGGTGCTCACTCTGCTGGGGAATTTGATCGCCGATGTATCCTATGCCCTGGTAGACCCGAGGATCCGGACTACCTAA
- a CDS encoding ABC transporter permease, with protein sequence MSKEKNLCQASTDQEKLRHLFWKRFRKNKLALTGAFIVIFLFFAALFAPWLSPYDPGQINIKKILQDPSAKHIFGTDQLGRDVFSRMLGGSRISLLVGFVAVGIASLIGVFLGALAGYYGRWVDNLIMRFVDIMLCFPTFFLILAVIALLEPNIWNIMIIIGITGWMSVARLVRAEFLSLKERDYAVAEKALGARDFRIIFLHILPNALAPVLVAATLGVAGAILTESALSFLGIGVQPPTPSWGNILTAGKDNIQIAWWLSLYPGLAILITVLGYTLLGEGIRDAIDPRLK encoded by the coding sequence ATGTCAAAAGAAAAAAACCTCTGCCAAGCTTCTACTGATCAAGAGAAATTACGCCATTTGTTCTGGAAGAGGTTTCGAAAAAACAAGCTGGCCCTTACGGGGGCATTCATCGTCATCTTTCTTTTCTTCGCGGCCCTCTTCGCCCCATGGCTCTCTCCTTACGATCCTGGTCAGATTAATATTAAAAAGATCCTGCAGGATCCCTCGGCCAAACATATCTTCGGCACTGACCAGTTAGGGAGGGATGTGTTTAGCCGGATGCTTGGGGGTTCAAGAATTTCTTTGCTGGTAGGTTTCGTGGCCGTGGGCATTGCCTCTCTTATTGGAGTCTTTTTGGGGGCTCTGGCCGGCTACTACGGCCGGTGGGTGGATAACCTGATTATGCGCTTCGTGGACATCATGCTCTGTTTCCCCACTTTTTTTCTGATATTGGCCGTGATCGCCCTGCTGGAGCCGAATATTTGGAACATCATGATCATTATTGGCATAACCGGGTGGATGAGCGTGGCCAGACTGGTGCGGGCTGAATTTCTAAGTTTGAAGGAACGAGATTATGCCGTGGCCGAGAAAGCTCTGGGCGCCAGAGATTTCCGCATCATCTTCCTTCACATCCTGCCCAATGCCCTGGCGCCCGTTTTAGTCGCCGCCACGCTGGGAGTTGCCGGAGCCATCCTCACCGAATCCGCCCTCAGTTTCCTGGGGATCGGCGTGCAGCCGCCAACGCCGAGCTGGGGAAATATTCTCACCGCGGGCAAAGACAACATCCAGATCGCCTGGTGGCTTTCCCTCTATCCGGGGCTGGCGATATTGATCACGGTGTTGGGATATACCCTTTTAGGAGAAGGCATACGCGATGCCATTGATCCGAGGCTGAAATAA
- the lpdA gene encoding dihydrolipoyl dehydrogenase: MAEKDLVIIGSGPGGYVAAIRAAQLGGKVTLVEKNELGGTCLNRGCIPTKVLLRGVELLEALEGSKDFGIQAGEISVDFSRLLARKDRAVKTLVSGVAGLMKANGITVVKGQAKFISPQEIEVLAEQGGKVACRARKIILATGSISADLPVSGANGPGVIDSNGALQLTQVPESMVIIGAGPIGLEFGTIFAALGSRVTILEMMDQILPSEDPEVASALEKSLRRFKIQTLTNCRVKEISEGSQGKRKVVATTGEEDKVFEAQYILLAVGRKANWEGLGLPEAGVQCNPKGIEVNERMETNVPGIYAIGDVTGQWLLAHFAMAQGAVAAENALGHEARMERRVVPRCVYTLPEVASVGMTEKEAKAAGYELKIGRFPFAGNGKATIIGERNGFVKMVAEAKYGEILGVHIFGPHATDLIGEAVLAMHLEGTAADMARAIHPHPTLTEALMEAGLDVDGMAVHIPPRKKG; encoded by the coding sequence ATGGCTGAAAAAGATCTTGTAATCATTGGTAGCGGCCCTGGAGGGTATGTGGCGGCCATTCGGGCCGCCCAACTGGGAGGAAAAGTTACCCTCGTCGAAAAGAATGAACTGGGCGGTACGTGCCTCAACCGGGGGTGCATCCCCACCAAGGTTCTTCTCCGGGGAGTTGAACTTCTGGAGGCGCTGGAGGGAAGCAAGGATTTCGGCATCCAGGCCGGGGAGATCTCCGTTGATTTTTCCAGACTGCTGGCCCGCAAAGATCGCGCGGTTAAAACCTTGGTTTCCGGGGTTGCCGGACTGATGAAAGCCAACGGCATCACCGTGGTCAAGGGCCAAGCGAAATTCATCTCTCCACAGGAAATCGAAGTGCTCGCGGAGCAAGGAGGGAAAGTTGCTTGCCGGGCCAGGAAGATCATCCTGGCCACCGGCTCGATCTCTGCGGACCTTCCTGTCTCCGGAGCGAACGGTCCCGGCGTAATCGATAGCAACGGGGCCTTGCAATTGACGCAAGTTCCCGAATCCATGGTGATCATCGGGGCTGGGCCGATCGGACTGGAGTTCGGCACCATCTTCGCTGCTCTGGGCAGCAGAGTTACGATCTTGGAAATGATGGACCAAATCCTTCCCAGCGAAGATCCAGAGGTGGCCTCGGCATTGGAAAAATCACTCCGGCGCTTTAAGATTCAGACCTTAACCAATTGCCGGGTGAAAGAGATTAGCGAAGGTTCGCAGGGGAAGCGAAAAGTCGTGGCCACGACGGGTGAAGAGGACAAAGTTTTTGAGGCCCAGTATATTCTGCTGGCCGTGGGCAGGAAGGCGAATTGGGAAGGGTTGGGTCTTCCGGAAGCAGGGGTTCAATGCAACCCAAAAGGGATCGAGGTCAACGAAAGGATGGAAACCAATGTTCCCGGGATTTATGCCATCGGGGATGTAACCGGACAGTGGCTCCTGGCCCATTTCGCCATGGCCCAGGGAGCGGTAGCAGCGGAAAACGCCCTGGGGCATGAAGCGCGCATGGAGCGCCGGGTTGTTCCCCGGTGCGTCTATACCCTTCCGGAAGTGGCCTCTGTGGGAATGACGGAAAAGGAGGCTAAAGCAGCGGGATACGAGTTAAAGATAGGTCGGTTTCCTTTTGCCGGAAATGGGAAAGCGACTATCATCGGGGAACGGAATGGATTTGTGAAGATGGTTGCTGAGGCCAAATATGGCGAGATCCTTGGGGTGCATATCTTCGGCCCTCATGCCACAGACCTGATCGGCGAAGCAGTACTGGCCATGCACCTGGAGGGTACCGCGGCCGACATGGCCCGCGCCATCCATCCCCATCCCACGCTTACGGAGGCCTTGATGGAAGCGGGATTGGATGTAGATGGAATGGCCGTCCACATTCCTCCCCGAAAAAAAGGATAG
- a CDS encoding CoA-binding protein, translated as MTEHPLFRIMHPRSVAIAGASNDFTKMGTIQLLNLLGGKYPGKIYPLHPQEKTVLGLKAYPNARELPKPVDLAILTLPTSAVPKVLEDLGVRGVKRAIIISGGFKEVGEKGRELEALIVKIARKHGIRFIGPNCIGVIHPALHLNPTMYPYFHQAGSVGVASQSGTYVTQILPLLAKSQIGYSQAISVGNEANLDLVDCLEYLGSDPETKAIAVYIEGIKRPREFIRIAQRVTREKPIVALYVGGTEAGARSSASHTGSISGPDDLYDALFRQSGVIRAYAVEDLYEWAWALASLPLPKGRNMAILTHSGGPASSLADACNRLGLKVPIFSEGLQAEIRQLLPATASYRNPVDLTFFMDMGVLMEKLPEIILKDPSIDGLLLHGVHGSSYFHAVAEIAKNFIKIPSYEKVKGFFFSAMEAFVRLPERHGKPVIASAFTEREDDAVAFVQDHGLPCYRAPERAVRAMAALCRYAEIRCRK; from the coding sequence ATGACTGAACATCCGTTGTTCCGGATCATGCATCCCCGGTCCGTGGCTATTGCCGGGGCTTCCAACGACTTTACCAAAATGGGGACGATCCAGCTCCTGAATCTTCTGGGGGGAAAATATCCAGGAAAGATTTATCCCCTCCATCCGCAAGAAAAGACCGTGCTGGGGTTGAAAGCCTACCCCAACGCCCGAGAACTTCCCAAGCCGGTGGATTTGGCTATTTTGACTCTGCCCACTTCTGCCGTTCCGAAGGTGTTAGAAGATTTGGGGGTGCGGGGAGTAAAAAGGGCCATCATCATTTCTGGCGGTTTCAAAGAAGTAGGAGAGAAAGGGAGAGAATTAGAAGCTCTGATTGTTAAGATCGCCAGGAAGCACGGAATTCGTTTTATCGGTCCAAATTGCATCGGGGTTATCCATCCGGCTCTTCATCTCAACCCCACGATGTACCCGTATTTTCATCAGGCCGGCTCTGTGGGAGTGGCCTCTCAAAGCGGAACCTACGTCACGCAAATCCTTCCCCTTCTGGCCAAGTCGCAGATTGGGTACAGCCAGGCCATCAGTGTGGGCAACGAGGCCAACCTGGATTTGGTGGATTGCCTGGAATATTTGGGGAGCGACCCGGAAACGAAGGCTATCGCCGTTTACATCGAAGGAATCAAGCGGCCCCGGGAATTCATCAGAATTGCGCAACGCGTAACCCGAGAAAAGCCCATCGTCGCCCTTTACGTGGGAGGGACAGAAGCCGGAGCACGCTCCTCGGCCAGCCACACTGGATCGATCTCTGGTCCGGACGATCTTTATGACGCCCTTTTCCGGCAATCCGGAGTGATTCGAGCTTATGCGGTGGAGGACCTTTATGAATGGGCCTGGGCTCTGGCTTCCCTTCCTTTGCCGAAGGGCAGGAACATGGCTATCCTCACCCACTCCGGGGGTCCGGCTTCTTCCCTGGCGGATGCCTGTAATCGCTTGGGATTGAAGGTCCCCATCTTTTCCGAAGGTCTGCAGGCTGAAATTCGCCAGCTCCTCCCGGCAACGGCATCGTACCGCAATCCGGTGGACTTGACCTTCTTCATGGACATGGGGGTGCTCATGGAAAAGCTCCCAGAGATCATTTTGAAGGACCCTTCCATCGATGGGCTATTGCTCCACGGCGTTCATGGATCCAGCTATTTCCACGCGGTGGCGGAGATCGCCAAGAATTTTATAAAAATTCCATCGTATGAGAAAGTGAAAGGATTTTTCTTTTCAGCCATGGAAGCCTTTGTGCGCCTGCCGGAGAGGCATGGCAAGCCGGTCATCGCTTCAGCATTCACAGAACGGGAAGATGATGCCGTAGCGTTTGTCCAGGATCACGGGCTTCCCTGCTACCGGGCCCCGGAACGGGCGGTCCGGGCCATGGCTGCCCTCTGCCGATATGCCGAGATCCGTTGCCGGAAATAA